The DNA sequence CATTCGATCATGGGAACCCAGTGGgtagtcttgggcaagtcactctccctcagcaaaggcaaaggcaacccccatcCTAAAGAAATCAAGACAACCCTCTAATACAGACATCTTAATATTgatataaatcagaaattacttgaaggtacctcacaacaacaaatattaaaagTACAATTCAGGCAATAGGTATAGTCTGAATTCCCTTTGTAAAactttgatggggggggggggttgcaaagtcttggcaccagatcccatctgagcttggaaactaaggagggtcagccctggttagtatttggatgggagactgccaaggattaccaagtgctgtaggctatatttcaggggaaggaactggcaaaaccacctctgagtattcctagcTTTAAAATAACCCTATGACATCAAGGCACACACATTTGAACTGTAAAGAACCTCTTTGGTTTCGCCATTTTGTCAGAACaggcaaaaacaataaaaacctaaCAATCAACGTCAGTAAAGATGATATCATTAAATTTTCCTCTAGTTTTTCCACACTGTTAAGTAGACATAAACTATTTATTACTAAGGAAGAACTGAGAAAAGGGTGCTCGcttcggcagcacatatactaaaattgaactgagaaaaggaaattgGGACCAGAAGTTGCAATGATCACATGTTAAAGATTATCTTTTATAATACTTTTACAGTTACACAgtttttacaaattatttttgtaaCTATTTTGTAACTATTTCATTCATTGTTTGAAAAGAATATATTccaaaatgtttcagtttttctcaatttccaggtttttttttttttttttttttagaaagaactagaaataaatagatttttccaaatttttctcTGGGGCTTCACATCTATTCTGCTGTAAGGGCTATACTGAGAATCTCATATATATGTAACCACCCCAAGCTGCCCATCTCACCTCAGGGTGTCTAGCAGTTATACATAAACACCTCTAAGTTGTGTCCTTCCAAAAAAATTTGGCCTATGCACGTTCTTCTATAGTCCTTTAACAATTTTTGCTGATTATCATGTTATACTGTatgcttcttttctgtctctcttttgaTCATCTGAAACATGTACTTGTATGCTCCAGACATGATTTCTCCCCAAAAATTATTTCCAGCTTCTGTCAGCTTAGAGGACAAGCTAAAATGTGCTTTTCAATCTCTGTGATTAAAGTTTCAATTTGAAACCATATTCATCTATTAACCTAAGTATAATTATTGGAATGTAACTGAGGTTGGAGGATTCTTTTGTCTTTTGATTGAGAAAGTAAAatcaaatgaaaaggaaagtaGGTCTTGATATTTACTTGGAAGAATCTGAGAAGGAACGctatgtatatactcatgtattctTGTCCCGCCACATTTGCAGCTATTACTTtggaggatttgattatttgtggattttattaatatgttctctctaggaatatctaggtcatccaacacaactctgtggtcaactttaaccaaaagtcacactgaaggacctagagattcctagggagaacacttcactaggcatttgtagctcctccagcgcagttctacgGTCAATGTCTGGAAGATGTTgctcacagagttgcactggagaacctagagattgctagagaggtcttctctcaggtaaaactATAATATTTTTGTTATTCGTGGTTTTCCACATTTATGGGggtcccagcgaatgtggaggggtgaGTGTATAAGTGTAAttttagtaaaaaagaaaaaaaagtagaaaaattgacccccaaaaactgagtCGATTTATCGATGGGTTAATGgaattactgtactttaactcttatttaaaaagggaccattccctggtgaaaggcaagaatataatctatCCCAAAAGCACTGACTGCCATCTgcactctcatccatccagcctttagtgtgagcacaaactacttgctggaattctgtaaattCTCTGCAGCGTTTTTCTATGCAttatcttttagatcctttgttacatgcctctaggtTTTACATCTGACTTATCCACGTGTCATAccaatatccataattttggacccaaaacctgCCTCCGTCCTATGCATGAGcttgacttacagtcaagtatacaTGGCACACAAATCTCAGAACTTCGGGGCAAATGTTAGATTGATCTGATCATTACAATAAGTATGGCAACATGTAGTTTATACAGCAGTTTATCATGTATGAAGTACTGAGTATAACAAGAAGTGTTTATTCCTTCTCTGCTGATTGCCATCACTTCCTTAGTCCAACATTTCTGcattcaaagaaaataataattaaaggtTTCCTTTTGATGCAAGAGTGAAGTATAGTGGTTAAACTGACATATGATAGAGATTTTACTCTGTACATCATTTACCAGAGATTATGTTTATGGAATTTcaaatttttcattttgtttcagtcAATAGCTTCAGCTGACATGGATACAAACCAACTAGAGGCATTTTTGACAGCGCAAACAAAGAAACCAGGAGGTATCACAAGTGATCAAGCCGCAGTTATTGCAAAATTTTGGCGGAACCACAGAATGAAAATCCGAGACAACTTGATAAATCAAAGCAAATGGGAAAATTCTTTGAAAAACCTAAGCTGGAGAGTAGATTTCAAGTCTCAGTCAAGAAATATTGATCAGTTAAGCAGTCCTGTGGCGATTGTCGAAATGGAACTTAGAAAAAATGGACAGGTGAGCAATATTTATCTTGATTTACTAGTGTGGAAAATGTTATCTAAAATGGAGCTTTGTATAACATGCTAGCAACAGTCCAGCCTAGTAAATACAGCTGAagagaaaacataaaagaaaatgtaCAGCATTGTATTGTTCTGTCATGTAATGTGTGCCAGGTTATTGGTGGAAACTTTCAAAAAACTGTCTATTATAGCCTTCCTCCAGATGTTactagactacagttcccataactaTAATTGGTCAAGTTGGCTGGGAATAGTGAGAACTTCAGTCCAATAACATCAGGAAATCTGCTCCCAGTTAAGAAAGACTGGTTTGTTGAAACTCATTTATATGTTTCTTCCAAAATTACACTGTTCTGTTGGTTGTCCAGATGGAAAGCTTTTGCACAATCCAATGATTTTCTCACAAATACAGGGCAGATAGAAGATTGGGAAAAAATCCAATGTTTATTCTCCTCAGTTACTTGAAATGATTTGCCATGATTTGTTATTCTGTTTAAGCCATATCCAACTCCCAGCAAACTGGGCATTCCAAACCACTTTCCTAATATTAAGTGGTAAACTGTTGTTTTCTCCATCTGATTAACACCATTGTAATGTCTTGTCCCCATCCCTAAGGTCAAATGCAGCTCAAGAAAGAGGATTTTTCCTCTTAGTGTTCTTAAAGCTTACAATAAAAACTTAGCACAGGTCAGAAAAGTAGCAAGTCCATAAGGTTACCAGCATGGCTATCAAGTGGTGTAAAGGAAGTTATAGAGATAAATAGACTTCCTTCAGAAAACTGAAGTCTTGCTGCTATACTGCTAATAAcataaagagaaagaagatgtTGTTCTTTAAGTGCATCAGAACCAGGAAGCTGGGCAGATAGGCAGCTGTACTATTGGGTAATTATGAAACTGAAAGAGTTCTAAAGGAGgaaatcatacaggaaaaagaaaattataatgATGTCAAAGTtccaggcctgcattttgtcaagatgttgtttacacacacacatacgtacaCTTACACACAGAATTGAGCCCCATGAACATTGATAAACTGCACTTaataaaaacattatgtttttacctgagagaacacctctctaggaatttctaggtctttcagtacaactctgtggtcaacatctgctagacattgaccataaaatggtgctggaggagctacagatgcccaATGGCGtgttctctgggaatctctaggtcaggaAACCATGGCATCAGGAAACCATCTGAATCCAGCAGTTCATATTGTAGCCAGTATCAAGTGATTTCCAAACCTTGCAGATGCTGTGAACTGGCAGATAGTGATCTGCCCATGACATGAATCCAGGAGTATAATTATCCCTCCAAattatggcgcagtacagacggCGTAAAAGTGCCATGCTCATACCATGCTAGGGTTACAGGaccgcacagcaaccgcacagtccctaaccctagcacgtactggcgACAGCATAATGGCTGCACCCCATGTACACAGGCGCCGCTATTATGATATagcagatgcatagcgtccgcacgttgaatcatggcagttacgTCACTAGTATACCATTGGggttttgcaggttctttttcctgcagagagaagccacacagtttgACAGCTCTggcttccctccgcaggaaaAAAGGCCGTCACCGCTCCGAAACTTCAAGCAAGTATGTAATGGGCCTGTATAGCTACTCTTCAGGGGGTATGCAGCCTCATCTAGAACAAGATACACATCTATTTGTAGACATGAGACCCGCTTATCCTCAGTATCTGTATCTCATCAGAATTCAGGTTAGTTTATTAtccctcatctagcccattacaaATTACAGAGAGCAGTCCAGTTTTTGTATGCCCTCacccaagagaaagaaaagagcttGCCATTAATGTACCACTGGAACTTCACTCTAGATCCCTTCATGGTTTCACTCAGGGGTTACATCATTTAATGGAAGAGAAGGTAAATTAATTGAAGAGAAGTTGAAACCTTGAAGAACTTGACAGCATAATTACCATGAGACAAGTAGAAATCTTCCAAATGGTGAAACCAGCCCTGGAGATAGAAACAAATCAGCATATCATTGAATTGCTTACTTCCATCCCAAACAGCCATTATGATAAAATGGTCAATTGTATCAAAAGCTAAAGAGAATGAACAGGGCTGTCTTCACCAGGTTCTCCTTCTGATAGAGAAATGTAAATTGTATTGAAACAGGTCTAAAAAATCTGCTTTATCTCAAGATGTTTTTATgactttaaaggtcaaaaacagCCCTCTGAATTTGTTTTGGAAGCAGTTAGGTAGTCAGTGCAGCGTGATATAATATTGAAGTAATATACTCTAAATGCCAGTACTGATAAGCATCGGAGTAGCtgcatttttttaatttgaaacctTTGAAAGATCTTCGAAAGTAGTAGAATGCATTATGGTAGGTTGGGCTGGATGTGACATTGCTGCCACCCCTAGATATTGATGCTtaacatggaggaggaggaggaggaggaggaggaggaggaggagatctctAGCCCCTTGTACAGTGTTGACTCCAGAAGCACTCCAGAGCTACAAATTACAGTGGAAACTGGTTGCATATAGTGACCCATGCTAGTTAGTTTCATAATCTACA is a window from the Sceloporus undulatus isolate JIND9_A2432 ecotype Alabama chromosome 1, SceUnd_v1.1, whole genome shotgun sequence genome containing:
- the COMMD1 gene encoding COMM domain-containing protein 1 isoform X5; this encodes MAPQEFAALRAKAAGLLKSIASADMDTNQLEAFLTAQTKKPGGITSDQAAVIAKFWRNHRMKIRDNLINQSKWENSLKNLSWRVDFKSQSRNIDQLSSPVAIVEMELRKNGQARGGPLPATPRLYSARQQTTYSTWRRPYWDPEQALGARIRIRVFS
- the COMMD1 gene encoding COMM domain-containing protein 1 isoform X4, which encodes MAAPAAEASKPFLGLLNGVAQAAYYGNKEITEELLREQLYPDMAPQEFAALRAKAAGLLKSIASADMDTNQLEAFLTAQTKKPGGITSDQAAVIAKFWRNHRMKIRDNLINQSKWENSLKNLSWRVDFKSQSRNIDQLSSPVAIVEMELRKNGQGWRSNLDGLPQRQMECDGLQIT
- the COMMD1 gene encoding COMM domain-containing protein 1 isoform X3, with protein sequence MAAPAAEASKPFLGLLNGVAQAAYYGNKEITEELLREQLYPDMAPQEFAALRAKAAGLLKSIASADMDTNQLEAFLTAQTKKPGGITSDQAAVIAKFWRNHRMKIRDNLINQSKWENSLKNLSWRVDFKSQSRNIDQLSSPVAIVEMELRKNGQVMVIARVRYGNYLASEMTIFENC